A genomic window from Triticum urartu cultivar G1812 chromosome 7, Tu2.1, whole genome shotgun sequence includes:
- the LOC125525488 gene encoding disease resistance protein PIK6-NP-like, with product MNLSKLAHFFSLVFCFRFIGRYLLLVDDIWSVETWETIRNWLPHDNTKDSRVIVTTRFQAVGAACSERDGTDYLHTVNVLSDADSKSLFHQGVSECPSSKESERMDTRSQAIDTESSEGDGPDHLHSADVPSDADAKDLLKDRVSDPQGSKDREKEEANEEIWKYCGGLPLAIVTMDGLVACNPTKNNDHWSKVCKSLFPEHVAPLTLEGVTRILDYCYTDLPADLKTCSLYLSIFPKGSKISKKRLTRRCISECFVAEKQGLSAEEVAETYFNQLISRKIIRPVDHSSNGKVKSFKVHDMILEYIVSKSSEENFITVVGGHWLMPTPSNKVRRLSMQSSGSRHGNSTKGMNLSQVRSLTVFGSQNRRLPFESFNNGIIQVLDLEGWKGLTNKHLIDICKMLALKYLSLRRTEVSEIPSKIEKLQYLETLDIRETNVEVLPKGFGQLKQLRSMLGGNKNTRKALKLPHEKNKEPMKALRILSGIEIDEDSSAVASLHQLTGLRKLAIYKLSKREGGQTFTQLRSAIEYLCSCGLQTLTINDEGSDFINSLDTMSAPPRYIIGLELSGKMEKAPEWIKDLNNLYKLTLSVTVLQTRTFQLIQDLPKLFTLTFTLSAAKDDRDIVVLEENKQLTDREIIIPPGGFKSLKLLRFFATMVPRLSFAVTGKEVMLALERIDMRFEAFEGIYGIETLKSLQEVHLSVGNQADEITKFLVEDLKDTPKYLDKKYADKWPKIITE from the coding sequence ATGAACTTAAGTAAGTTAGCACATTTCTTCTCACTTGTATTTTGTTTCCGTTTTATTGGCAGGTATCTCCTCTTGGTTGATGATATATGGTCTGTAGAAACATGGGAGACCATTAGAAATTGGTTGCCACATGATAATACAAAAGATAGTAGAGTGATAGTAACTACAAGATTTCAAGCTGTTGGTGCGGCGTGCTCAGAAAGAGATGGAACTGATTATCTGCACACTGTTAATGTTCTAAGTGATGCTGACTCCAAAAGTCTATTTCATCAGGGTGTTTCTGAATGCCCAAGCAGCAAAGAAAGCGAAAGAATGGATACAAGATCTCAAGCTATTGATACTGAGTCCTCTGAAGGAGATGGGCCTGATCATCTGCATTCAGCTGATGTTCCTAGTGATGCCGATGCAAAAGATCTGCTGAAGGATCGTGTTTCTGATCCACAAGGCAGCAAAGATCGGGAGAAAGAAGAGGCCAATGAGGAGATATGGAAATATTGTGGGGGCCTGCCTTTGGCCATAGTCACCATGGATGGCCTTGTGGCTTGCAACCCAACAAAAAACAATGATCATTGGAGTAAAGTTTGCAAGTCATTATTTCCAGAGCACGTGGCTCCCCTTACACTGGAGGGGGTCACAAGGATACTTGATTATTGCTATACTGATTTGCCTGCAGATCTCAAGACCTGCTCATTGTACTTGAGCATATTCCCCAAGGGCTCGAAAATTAGTAAGAAGCGTCTGACCCGGCGATGTATATCTGAATGTTTCGTCGCTGAGAAGCAAGGGCTAAGTGCAGAGGAAGTCGCAGAAACATACTTCAATCAGCTCATAAGCAGGAAGATAATACGCCCTGTGGATCACAGCAGCAATGGGAAGGTGAAATCCTTTAAAGTTCATGACATGATTCTCGAATATATCGTGTCCAAGTCAAGCGAAGAGAATTTTATTACTGTTGTTGGTGGCCATTGGTTGATGCCAACTCCTAGCAACAAAGTTCGTCGACTCTCTATGCAAAGCAGCGGTTCTAGGCATGGGAATTCAACAAAAGGTATGAACTTATCTCAAGTGCGGTCGCTGACAGTGTTTGGAAGCCAGAACCGACGACTCCCTTTCGAGTCGTTCAACAATGGAATAATACAAGTGCTGGACCTTGAGGGTTGGAAGGGTCTTACAAATAAACATCTAATTGACATATGTAAAATGCTTGCGCTGAAGTATTTGAGCCTCCGACGAACAGAGGTTTCTGAGATTCCCTCAAAGATTGAGAAGCTCCAGTATCTAGAAACTCTTGACATAAGGGAGACAAATGTTGAGGTGCTGCCCAAGGGTTTTGGACAGCTCAAGCAGCTCCGTAGCATGCTTGGAGGGAACAAAAACACAAGGAAGGCATTGAAGTTACCACATGAGAAGAATAAGGAGCCGATGAAAGCACTTCGTATACTGTCAGGGATTGAGATCGATGAGGACTCATCAGCTGTAGCAAGCCTTCATCAGCTGACTGGGCTAAGGAAGCTTGCCATTTACAAGCTCAGTAAACGGGAGGGCGGTCAGACCTTCACACAATTACGCTCCGCCATCGAGTACCTCTGCAGCTGTGGTCTGCAGACTCTTACAATCAATGATGAGGGCTCTGATTTTATTAACTCGTTAGACACTATGTCCGCTCCTCCAAGATACATCATTGGCCTGGAGCTGTCTGGCAAGATGGAAAAGGCCCCAGAGTGGATTAAAGATCTCAATAATCTCTACAAGCTAACCCTTTCTGTGACAGTTCTTCAAACTCGTACGTTTCAGCTCATCCAGGACCTACCAAAATTGTTTACCCTCACCTTTACACTCAGCGCAGCCAAGGATGATAGAGACATAGTGGTCCTTGAGGAAAATAAACAGCTTACTGATAGGGAGATCATTATTCCACCTGGGGGATTCAAGAGTCTAAAGCTTCTTCGCTTCTTTGCAACTATGGTGCCAAGGTTGAGCTTTGCAGTTACAGGAAAAGAGGTAATGCTAGCACTGGAGAGGATTGATATGCGATTCGAAGCCTTTGAAGGGATTTACGGCATCGAGACTCTCAAAAGCCTCCAAGAGGTGCATCTCAGTGTTGGTAATCAAGCAGATGAAATAACAAAGTTCTTGGTAGAAGATTTGAAGGACACCCCTAAGTATTTGGACAAAAAGTACGCTGACAAGTGGCCAAAGATAATCACCGAGTGA